From Populus alba chromosome 16, ASM523922v2, whole genome shotgun sequence:
ataggTTCTCCATAGTTTTTCAATagaatttttcattatttttcaaatgagaaaaaatatgaataataattatatatataatcacttTCTAACAATGTAAaagattaatattatttttatatattttttgaggtattataattttatttttttttattataaatctaatataaagtttttttaagttaGCAATATAAtgctttttatgataattttcagTTTgagtgaaataaaattaatattatataattagattattataaatataaaatattaagatgattattataaattattgttttcttgttttataaaaaatagttgtaaacatgatgtattttttattttttttgtttgagaaaatcctatttattttcaatatatggAAACGTTTTCCAACTTTCCcttagaaaagaaaactaaaaagagaaaacaaactaaaagagaaaaaccCGTTAATGAACATATCCTGTTTTACAAGTTCTTTCTACAAAAGTAAGTGTTTGGTTCACCAAtattttatggttatttttttttttaggagtgtgattgtggttatttttaaaatattttttgtattaaaatgtattaaaatgatattttttttaattatttttaaaaccagtacatcaaaacaatcaaaaatatacaaaaaaatttaatttttagcaaaactaaattatttttttttaaatacggATATAACCACGTTTCCAAACactcatttaatattttcaatttaagtcaaataaggccttcattttatattttaaaaaaattatatgtaataaacatgcttatttatgaaaaaaatcaatgaagatggaataaaaaaatattttctgaaagTAAACACAATCTGAATTCTACCATGTTATATCTTGTTTTAACACTATTTAATTTATACGCAATAGAGACTTTATATCATCATAAAATAACGTGATTTATTCTGCTTAAGCTACAATATGTCAATTTTCTTATGGAAATTGTATTTATAGAGGAATCAAATAAGCACTACGTACACATAAAATTGGAAATGAATCTCTCTATTTATGTCCAAATGTCTAACCAAACTAACCAAATACATAACCCAAAGTTATCAATGGAAGGAAATGATAGTGAATTATTCCTAGTTGGAACTAGTCTAAGATTTTGTCTCTTAATTAATAAAGTCCTACTATTCTATCATCTTGGGTGTACTTGCTGATCAAATCATATTGTATAATCAAATCATtggcaaaatattattttatgttgtgaccttcaaaaaaaaaaaaaaaaccaaggatgGTTCATCGTGGAAGAGAATCGAGTAGCAAGCACTCCCATAAAAGTTATAAAAGACTAGTAGTAGTTAAAAAgattattatcaaatttaataattttattgaaagaattttttatttgtatttatttttataatttaccgGTAAATTTATAGACAAACAaaccacttaaaaaaattatactagcTTTATTTTATCGATAAATTCATTggtaaatttaacatattacccaaaaaaaatcaaatataatttcattggtgtttttattattctgtcgataaatataatttatcacCGACAAAGTATTATCCATAATTTCATCGGAGAGTTAACAATAACAGTGACAattgtaataattgttttttaactcTATAGAATATGCCAATGAAAGTTGTCTGTTGATAACTCcgtcaataataatttaaaatattttaaaaaaaatattgaacaaaagtataaaataattaaaataatataaaaataatatttattacaatttaaacatttttaggtttaaatacaataaatctaaaataaaagcaGCACTAGAGGAGGAGGTTGGTCTTCATTAGGATCGTGAGACCAATAAGAATGAGCAAATGGATCACCTATATGTGATTTCATCTCCGTTAACGCTTAGCGGAATTCTTCATAATCCGCAATAagtcattcatatttttcattgagATGAACAATTTGATCTTGTACTCGTTGGTCTAATATCCACATGAACTCTAGATTTGAGTGCTCGGAATTGATTGCGAGCATCCAACAGTAAAAAAACTACAAGTCGTCCACAAGTTCCTAGCCGTAGTGCTAAAGATTTTGTACACTTGAATTCTATCGAACCCACCGGAAAATCATGTCTCCAATCACAAATCCAAATCGATATTCAGATGGGTTGAAGGATCTTCCATGTATCTCTCATTTAAGCGATTGTTATATGTATCTTGGaaagaaacaataaattcaacaaattgaagaaaattacaactcaataaaaaaatggttaaaaatcaACATCCCACAAAGTGTCGAGCTCAGCTATCCACGAACTGTTGCACCCTTTTTAAGTGATCATCACTTCGCACATGTATTTCAATACAGAGCTCTATTGGGCTTGGCTTGCATCCAAAACCGTAGCctgcaagataaaaatattgtcaattaaatatatttttcaaaaaataacaaataaaaaaaaggatgtaatgaaaaaaaatcaacagcacctcccctatacggGAAACtacctaaaatttttaaactagCAAATACACAACATATATGCCATAAACCAGTTGGTTTTATCTAATTTCTTTCAACGAATtagaataattcaatttaagaaaaaaattcttctagaaaatggtaatatatataatcctaaatttacaaaaatttaacctaaatttacaaaaattaaaactaaccCTTCATATTTaattccaattgaataataaaattgaaaaaataacaactaataTTTAACAGAATAATGAAAcaattatttcaataacaacTGATTCAATACAATTATTTATAAGTGGTAATATTTGTGAtcctaaatttacaaaaaatatttcaataacaactaaaatttAACAGAATAATGAAACAATTATTTCACTAACAACTGATTCAATACAATTATTTATAAGTGGTAATATTTGTGAtcctaaatttacaaaaaatatttcaataacaactaaaatttaacatcattattaattcataaaattattaagaaaacaaaattaacaaaaataatgacctaaaaaaaaataatgcaaagaaaaaaacacaaataaagaagaaaatgtacttaattatatgtgttCTAAACTACTTTGaaaattattcatcttgtaataaaaaaaattaggattcaGCTAGCTATGAGTTCTAgaacaataaatatttatgatattgcttatgaaaaatttaacaatataataatatctcagtttatgatattacaaaagataaattatttaaaaataatgacattttaaaGTAACatatttactaaataaaaatcttCGTTCATCACAATTATAGCACATAATTATATGCTATAAGTAGGAATATTCCGTCAATATATACAAGAGATTTTTTTCATTgacatatttaataaaatatcttatcatcaaatcaaattaattttattaataaaaattacacttcattgtattatttaacttttttattttttatttttctactgtAATTTAATCGGCatgtaacaacaaaaaatttctaTTGATTTTCTAATTGTATTTGTTAATGTTCTGATGGTGAATTTtctattctaattttataaaggtAGCATTGACACATCTCTCTTCTTTGATCAACCAATCAAATTGGGCAGCACAAACTCTTTTTAGTCATTAATTAATCGAACACACCTTGACAAATCTTCTGAATTCATTTCATTTAGGACCATACAACAACTAACCttagattaattataattaacacaAACAATTAAGGTTTATGGTACCACTTGCACGTCTGCCCAATCTACACTAAAATCAAGGCGTGCTTGCCATACGTACGTACACAGAGAAATACTAAAGAGGAATTAAGTACTAGTTCTTAATATCAAATGCATCATATTGCATGTAATTTTCACCTAGAAGGTATGAATCTGGGCATGGTAGTACTGAAATTGAAGGATGCACTACAGGTGCGAAGTTGCCGTCCAAGTATGGAGGTTGCTCAGTAGGAAGAGCAGTAGAATAATCAGCAGGGAGATTATGATCAAGAGATCGTTCATCATCCACAAAGTTCATTATAGTTTGGTGAAGCAATACTTGAGTCTTTAGAAACTTAACATAGTTAATGGCTTCCTCTAACATGGACACTGTATCCATCTTCGTCCCACCGGGAACCAAGCTTTGCAGAATCTTGAACCTGTCGCTTATACGATGCCTCCTTTCCCTTGCAGCCACACTTTGCGGGTCGGTTGATAACTTCACCCCACCGCTGCTCCTCCGGCcgcccttcttcttctccttgccaTTCTTGGGCGCTGAAGATGACCCAGATGAGCTAGGGTTTGTAGTAGAATAGTAGTCCATGCCTGCAAGATCAGAAATCCTCCCCAGAAACTATGGCAGTAACAAAGCTTTGTTTTCTACTTGGTAGGGGGCGTTTGTACATGGAACATATTTATAAAGGAGGCAACATGTGGTACCAgccatttcaaataaaataaagaagatgtCGTCATGTGAATCAGCTAATCTTTAGCGCAGGATACGGGTGTCCACTCTACACTGCAACCATGGCCCTAGTCCACGCAAAGGCAATATTTGCTTCACCTTTTTCTTAGTACCTTGTTTGCTTCAACAATGGTACATGGGTCCAACTACGTATTTGCAAATCCTCATTAATTTCATCGTTTATGATCGTATACAATTAGAGTTTAACctcttgtttatatatataacttataatTAGCTACGATGGTCTAGGGCTCCCTGCCTTGCATGAATTGTTTTGGTTTGAAATTAAGGGGTTATAAGAATATGACATCCTTTCAAAGACAaacagaaattattttaaaaacacttgatCATATATGTTTGATAACATGGTCTCAGTGTTTTTGCAAGAATATATTTGAGCATAAAATCATCAAGTTCGACTATCTTTCAGCTCATGCAAGACATTTTAAGAATCAGTTAAAATACAACGCAAACACATTACAAAACACACACTTGCGTATCCAAAGTGAAAGCATTCTGGCAAAATTCAAGCAACTTGGGACCCCCAAAACAATAACATGATGAGAAAGAGGGAGAATTGTCTTTGGGATTGGGTCAGCTGTGATCGAGAGAGAGTTCGGGGAGAGGGAAAGGGAGTGGGGGGTCCTGCTGCATCTGAGATCGAAGTGGATGTATCAAGGAGGTGGCACGGTGCATGGGTCTTAATCCGGGGACGAAATCGGTGGTAGGGCAGCGTACGAACGATGCCATTTTTCCGAGGGTTACACACTGTTCACTGAAAGAGAATAACTGTTCATGTTCTCTTGAATGAGTGCCTTTTTatgaaggaaaggaaagagCCTGGGCTCTTCTTTTCAAGAGAATTTTGGAGCAAAGTTCTTTCAAACGAATACTAAGATTCAAAAGCATCCATCTTAAAAGCATCGTTGAGATCCCACCCTCTGGTAACAggaagtttttcttcttctttttttttcttttaagaaaaaaggaaaaaggttgAATTTGTTGGGGGGTGCTGTTGGTATCGGTAACCCCATCAACAAAATGTCAAATGTCTACTGTATATCTAACTTACacttatcttaattaattttaagatttgtgATACTACAAATTTAAAagctaatcaattaaattatattttttagggttaaaaaaatataatatttgtttatataaatgctggtattttttaaaatacactgaaatttattattgaaacatcttaaaatctaattgaaattgtgtgtgtgtttaatattgcagtgaaaaatattttgtattggtGGGTTGAAATAAATTGTGTGGAAAATAAAATCAGATCAAGGAATGTATCTCTACTTCAAGCCGTAGAGTCAACTCTGGAAATCAGAGAACCACGTATTCTCATCATTTAAATGTCAAATCTTTTATAGAAgagatattttgatttttttagttatcagtTATATGTCAGTATGTATAATGTATACAGAGTAATTACTgctattttattcattattatttttatttatttatttaaaaataaatatattttaaaaaaaatcttagataaaaatatttttattattttttatgggttatgagcttcatctttttttttttgtgtctaatttttttttaatgtagatctAAAAAGTAACTAAAAAGATATTACTAATTACTTCTTAAGCACTATAGAATTTCCAtaagattatattattataaattaatatattttaataataaaattcaaccaataaattatatataaatatttcatcTCCACTCAAAACACTATAATGATGCAGTTATTAAATGAGAGAGTCGACCTTTGcttgataatatattatttatatatataaaaaaaaaacttaataattacgtgccaacatataaaaatatgcaCAATTaaccaataaaagaaaaacatttaaatcacTTCAAATACCATATATCACATTCATATATAATGGTCTATATGGAATTTAAATTATACGCATTGATCCTCTATGTGCAACATAAGCAATCGATGTGTACactatttctttctcttggaACTCCTAACTTTAAGATAAGAGTTTTGCAAAACATATCCTCTTCTCTCTGGACCACTCTTAAGGGTCATAAATCTATGtcattatttgaaaattaactaagaactttaaaaaataatataaattatattttgaaatattatctgatagtttaaattatttgatcaaaatgattttttaacatagtaTCAGAACCTTGATGACTAAGCAGTCATGACTTTAATCTcaccatctttatttatttgataaaaattaaatacaaaataatatgaatctatataaatttcaaatctaaagggctttcacttgaaggtggtgtgttaaaaaataatataaataatatcttgagaCCTCATATGATAACTTAAGTTTTTgagttgaattggttctttgataaaaaacaattaaaaataacaaatcaccTTAATTTAGATCTTATAGATTTCTCATGAAATTCCTTCATTAAGTTTCATGGAATTCCTTCATCAAGTTTCAATTAACACTTCGACCTTGTGCCATTCTTTCATAAAGTAGCTAATTTCAAACTTACTCTAGACTAATTACAATCCATTTGaatatattgttttagtttctCAAAATATTCTTTAATCTTTGTCGTCCAATCTTCGATCGATATTTTTATACACATAAAACCAATTAAAGGTATTATGTTTAGGGCATATTTGATATATTATAATGATGGcggttcaaaatattttttgcttagaaatacatcaaaataaatttttatttattttttaaaattatttttgacatcaacacatcaaagcgatctgaaaatataaaaaaaaaattcattttaaacaaaaataaattcaaaatttttaagcCAAACACTCCCTTAATTGTTGGA
This genomic window contains:
- the LOC118037525 gene encoding transcription factor LAX PANICLE 1; its protein translation is MDYYSTTNPSSSGSSSAPKNGKEKKKGGRRSSGGVKLSTDPQSVAARERRHRISDRFKILQSLVPGGTKMDTVSMLEEAINYVKFLKTQVLLHQTIMNFVDDERSLDHNLPADYSTALPTEQPPYLDGNFAPVVHPSISVLPCPDSYLLGENYMQYDAFDIKN